Proteins from a genomic interval of Nocardia sp. BMG51109:
- a CDS encoding radical SAM protein, which translates to MKIVYFQPRLQADKNYRNQSGSEQVWCPWWALLLNGHAKPDVDEAVLIDARRDSQWHEQLVQAITPGSVVAVSVMTGHAIKDAISASETAKELGARVFWGGPHPTLFPADVRAEPFVDHVIMGFGAEVFGRSIASLVAGEEAPAILDGRGSSSLLRVTKLKQPTAATRFRPDLSLIESWDGYVNADQAIGERSVNLITSEGCLRRCTYCSEPTTSQHSWLTYDVDDCAAMAGQLIDRARADGLKLHDPNFLHDVDRGLAFARRLSEVRSVPWAATIHPDDLIHIDERRLAELAELGLSRVLVGLESPIQSLVNLAGKRYEVDRIPFIADRLAAHGIAGMFTFIVGWPGADESHYQRTIDAAFAIRAVSPLHQAKIHFLEPWPGTPMATLLTKKNLLLPTRTLREWADIDYYFAHLPVLHAAEWEQRIRQANEELSPYVEA; encoded by the coding sequence GTGAAGATCGTCTACTTCCAGCCGCGGTTGCAGGCTGACAAGAACTATCGGAACCAGAGCGGGTCCGAGCAGGTCTGGTGCCCGTGGTGGGCGCTGCTGCTGAACGGCCACGCCAAACCCGATGTCGATGAGGCAGTGCTCATCGACGCTCGCCGAGACAGCCAGTGGCACGAACAGCTGGTACAGGCGATCACGCCCGGGTCGGTCGTGGCGGTGTCGGTGATGACAGGGCACGCGATCAAAGACGCCATCAGCGCCAGCGAGACGGCGAAAGAGCTGGGCGCGCGGGTGTTTTGGGGCGGGCCGCACCCGACACTGTTCCCGGCCGACGTCCGGGCTGAGCCGTTCGTCGACCACGTCATCATGGGGTTCGGTGCCGAAGTGTTCGGACGGTCGATCGCGTCCCTGGTGGCCGGTGAGGAGGCGCCGGCGATCCTCGACGGCCGCGGGAGTAGCAGCCTGCTACGAGTGACGAAGCTCAAACAACCCACGGCTGCAACGCGATTCCGGCCGGACCTGTCGCTGATCGAGTCGTGGGACGGTTACGTCAATGCCGACCAGGCGATCGGTGAGCGGTCGGTCAACCTCATCACGTCCGAGGGTTGCCTGCGCCGCTGTACCTACTGTTCGGAGCCGACTACCTCGCAGCATTCATGGCTGACCTACGATGTCGATGACTGCGCTGCTATGGCCGGGCAGCTGATCGACCGGGCGCGGGCCGACGGGCTGAAGCTGCACGATCCGAACTTCTTGCATGATGTCGACCGTGGGCTGGCGTTCGCCCGGCGGCTCAGCGAGGTCCGTTCGGTACCGTGGGCGGCCACCATTCATCCGGACGATTTGATCCATATTGACGAACGGCGGCTCGCCGAACTCGCGGAGTTGGGGTTGAGCCGCGTGCTCGTCGGTCTCGAGAGCCCGATCCAGTCATTGGTCAACCTGGCAGGCAAGCGTTACGAGGTCGATCGCATCCCGTTCATCGCCGATCGGCTTGCCGCGCACGGGATTGCGGGCATGTTCACCTTCATCGTCGGGTGGCCGGGTGCCGATGAATCGCACTACCAGCGCACGATCGACGCGGCGTTCGCGATCCGTGCGGTCTCGCCTCTGCACCAGGCGAAGATCCACTTCCTGGAGCCGTGGCCGGGCACGCCGATGGCGACGCTGCTGACGAAGAAGAACCTCCTGCTGCCGACCAGGACCCTGCGGGAGTGGGCGGATATCGACTACTACTTCGCCCACCTTCCAGTCTTGCACGCGGCCGAGTGGGAGCAACGAATCCGCCAGGCAAACGAGGAGCTGTCCCCTTATGTCGAAGCCTAA
- a CDS encoding radical SAM protein produces the protein MSKPKPDPVYVRASVWRSCNLRCTYCPIEEGMENRVPDHLAGQRLSTDSYIRNLRSIAAAGVRGVSFTGGEPTLRLDLDRIIEEVRPHFDRVELTTNGARLDRVKDVVRQHIDLMKVSLDTVRESDLRLITGRSYTMDHARVAIEWALGEGVPVGINVVLMRRTLDDLRDTIGFARSMVSGVPDSRLHLSLLDFYYTPSRRQEWLADFVPTSQVLDLLRKWYGDPAVQERFGCTFYWFDADGFDIRVKDSFGATMRAPKCQGCSSYCQEGIYGIKHSVEGWITTCPSNRDDLGVHLPQEADPAEIDRLLRNVLSDVEAATPDARSFATLRATHHLGLPLYDISRSKV, from the coding sequence ATGTCGAAGCCTAAGCCCGATCCCGTCTACGTCCGCGCGTCGGTATGGCGGTCCTGCAACCTCCGCTGCACGTATTGCCCGATCGAGGAGGGCATGGAGAACCGTGTCCCGGACCATCTTGCGGGACAACGATTGTCGACAGACTCGTACATCCGGAATCTGCGCTCGATCGCTGCCGCCGGTGTTCGCGGCGTCTCGTTCACGGGCGGTGAGCCGACGTTGCGGCTCGACCTCGACCGGATCATCGAGGAAGTCCGCCCGCACTTCGACCGCGTCGAACTCACCACCAACGGTGCGCGGCTCGACCGGGTGAAAGACGTTGTGCGCCAGCATATCGACCTGATGAAGGTATCGCTCGACACGGTCCGTGAAAGTGACTTGCGGCTGATCACCGGCCGGAGCTACACCATGGATCACGCGCGGGTTGCCATCGAATGGGCGCTCGGCGAGGGAGTGCCGGTCGGTATCAACGTCGTGCTCATGCGTCGCACCCTGGACGATCTCCGCGACACCATCGGTTTCGCCCGATCGATGGTATCGGGTGTGCCGGACAGTCGGCTCCATCTGAGCCTGCTGGACTTCTACTACACCCCCAGCCGCCGCCAGGAATGGCTGGCGGATTTCGTCCCCACCTCCCAGGTGCTCGACCTCCTGCGCAAGTGGTACGGCGACCCGGCCGTCCAAGAGAGGTTCGGTTGCACGTTCTACTGGTTCGACGCCGATGGATTCGATATCAGAGTCAAGGACTCGTTCGGCGCGACCATGCGGGCACCCAAGTGTCAAGGCTGCTCGTCCTATTGCCAGGAAGGCATCTACGGGATCAAGCATTCCGTCGAGGGGTGGATCACGACGTGCCCGAGCAACCGGGACGACCTCGGTGTCCATCTCCCACAAGAAGCCGATCCCGCCGAAATAGACCGACTTCTTCGAAACGTCCTTTCTGATGTCGAAGCGGCGACGCCCGATGCACGTTCCTTCGCAACGCTCCGCGCCACCCACCACCTTGGGCTACCGTTGTACGACATCAGTCGCTCAAAGGTGTAA
- a CDS encoding LD-carboxypeptidase gives MTDERAGQAPTIGIYSPSGSFSDAPDKVELFDKGVARLRADGFAVVESKHCRGSWFHASASPTDRVSDLYELCSDPAVDAIIPSIGGHVASQLLHHIDFERVSAGGTKLFGFSDSSIIPLITTERTGLVTYHAACDATFGFGRFAEGGFEIAERTFIAAVNDDPLDLTGRGGWRPVQTGTGSGTLLGGNLKGLASLAGTPWWPDWSGKIMFWESMDPLHAVAQNLTQLSNAGAFADLAAMIVGRVDTLGDPFYGVDKVVPIDRFLLDVLGLRGRFPIISNADIGHNVDNVTWPLGKTAVVDVTDSTATCRLTGWKRLSRE, from the coding sequence ATGACAGACGAGCGCGCGGGCCAGGCACCGACCATCGGAATATATTCCCCGTCGGGGTCTTTTTCGGATGCTCCGGATAAGGTGGAATTGTTCGACAAAGGCGTGGCAAGGCTCCGTGCCGATGGATTCGCTGTTGTCGAATCCAAGCACTGCCGAGGCTCGTGGTTCCACGCCTCCGCGTCGCCCACCGACCGGGTGAGTGACCTCTACGAACTGTGCTCGGACCCGGCCGTCGACGCGATCATTCCGTCGATCGGAGGACACGTCGCCTCGCAGCTGCTTCATCACATCGACTTCGAGCGCGTCTCCGCCGGCGGGACCAAGCTGTTCGGCTTCAGCGACAGCTCGATCATCCCCCTGATCACCACGGAGAGAACCGGCCTCGTCACCTACCACGCTGCCTGCGACGCCACCTTCGGGTTCGGCCGTTTCGCCGAAGGAGGCTTCGAGATCGCCGAGCGCACGTTCATCGCCGCTGTCAACGATGACCCCCTCGACCTGACCGGCCGCGGTGGCTGGCGCCCGGTACAGACCGGTACTGGCTCGGGGACGCTGCTCGGCGGAAACCTGAAGGGGCTCGCCTCGCTCGCCGGCACTCCGTGGTGGCCCGATTGGTCCGGCAAGATCATGTTCTGGGAAAGCATGGACCCGCTGCATGCCGTCGCCCAGAACTTGACACAGTTGTCGAACGCCGGAGCGTTCGCCGATTTGGCGGCCATGATTGTCGGGCGTGTCGACACCCTGGGAGACCCCTTTTATGGTGTTGACAAGGTTGTCCCGATCGACCGATTCCTCCTCGATGTTCTCGGCCTGCGTGGCCGATTCCCGATCATTAGTAATGCTGACATCGGGCACAACGTCGACAATGTGACGTGGCCGCTCGGAAAAACTGCCGTCGTCGATGTCACCGACAGCACAGCGACGTGCAGACTCACCGGCTGGAAGCGATTATCACGAGAGTAG